One Myxococcaceae bacterium JPH2 genomic window, GAGCAGTCGCCCCCCGGAGCCGGTCACCGCCAGCCGCGTCCCTTCCCCCACGAAAGCCACCTGTCCCAACCGGAGCCGCGGGCGCGCCAGCCGCGACACGACAGCGCCATCGCGTGGATCCACGACGAGGATGGCGCAGCGGGCATGGTAGTGGTTCACGTCCTCGTCGAAGCTGACCGCGATCCACCCGCGCGCGGAGACCGCGAGCCCGCGCGCCACGCCGCCCGCCTTCAAGGGGATGGAGCGCAAGAGTCGCGGTGTCCCCACGAGCGACCAGATCCGCACGGCCGTGTCCACGCTGACCAGCCACGCGTCCTGGGGGCCAAAGGCACACGCCTGGACCCGGGCGTCATGCGTCAGCGTCGCGACCCGCACCTTGCGCTGCACATCCCAGACTTCGACGTCGTGGTCGGCGGAGGCTGCGATCCACGTCTGACTTCGCGAGAGGGCGAGCGGGCCACTCGCATAGGTCCCCAGTTGGAACGCCGGCAGCGACTCCTCGCCCAACAACTCGCCCACGAAGACCGAGTCGTAATCGAGCCGCACCCACTCCCCCGAGGCGAGCCCCTTCACGTCCGTGGGCGGAAACGTCGTGGGAATCTCCGACCGCTTCCCCGTGGCCCGCTCCCACGTCACGCACGTCGAGCGGCTCGCGGCCGACACGGCACGAGCAGTGAGCGCCAGTCCCTCGATGTCCGTGGGCGCCGCGTCGCCCGTGCACGGCTGCCCGTCCTCCGTGGACCAGACGCTCAGCGCGCCGTCCGTGGAGCCCGTCGCGAGCCACTTTCCATCCGGCGACAGCGCGGTGCTGGAGCCCTGCGCGTGACGGCGCGGCACCGTCAGGTGGGACAGCTCTTCCCCCGAGTCCACGCTCCACACGCGCACCCACCGCTCGTTGCCCAGCGAGTACGCGCGCGCTCCGTCTGGAGAGAACGCCACCCAGCGGCACCCCGCGCCTCCCGAGGCGCCCGTGGCCTCGAAGGTGTGTTGTCCCGTGAAGCCGGCTCGCGGCGCCAGACCCGGCACTTCCCAGAGCCTCACGTCTCCCACGCCGTGCCCGCTCAGCAGCAGGCTCCCATCCGGAGAGAAGGCCAGGGCGAGCACCTTGGTGCGCTTGCGCTTCGCCCGCTCCTTCCCCGTGCGCGCATCGAACACGCGCACCATGCCCCGTGAAGAGCCCGTGGCCAGCCACGCCCCATCCGCGCTGAACGCCGCCGCGTAGAGCTGTCCGTCCTCGGGTGGCAGCGTGTGCAGCAGGGCGCCGGTCTCCACGTCCCAGACGCGGGTGTCCTGCTCCTCGCCGAAGGTGATGAGCCGCGTGCCATCCGGGCTCACGCTCACGTTGCCCAGCTTGTTGTCCAGCGTCCCCACCTTCCACGCCATCCGGCCCGAGGGCTTCAACCGCCGCGCCTGTCCCCAGGTCGAGGTGATGACGTCTCCATCGGGCAGACAGAACAAGGACCGCCCCACGTCGAGCACCCGCTCGTCCACGAGCGCACCGTCCTCCACGGAGAAGGTCAGCAGGCGCGTGTCGTCGGCCAGCACCGAGAGTTCGCGGGAGTCCGACGAGAAGGCCAACCCCGAGAAGGATCCGGGCGCGTTGAAGCGCGTGGCGCCGTAGACGACACGAGCGGACGAGTCGAGAGGGGTGCGGGACATGCGAGCCAATATACTGGCCACATGCTTCCGCGAGCTGCTGACGCGCTCCCACCCCACCCTCGCCTCCCGCTGCTCGTCACCACCTCGGACCGGGTGGATGACGACCTGTCCACGCGCGCGCGCCTCGCGGCCGAGGACGCGGGGGTGCCCTTCGTGGCGCGGCACCACAAGCTCCCGCTCAAGAAGCTGCTCGCGGAGACGGCGGATGCGCTCGTCGTCTTCGAGGCGGAGGCCGTGTCGCTGGTGGACGCCGAGGGCGTGCTGCGCTTCTCGCCGGGCCTGGGACACCTGCGCATCCGGCAGCTCGACGCGGGCGTGCCCGAGGACATGCTCCTGCGCGTCGCCGGACTGCGCGAGGGCGAGCACGTCCTCGACTGCACCCTGGGCCTGGGCGCGGACGCGCAGGTGGCGGCGCGAATCGTGGGGCCCTCGGGCGCGGTGACGGGTCTGGAGAAGAGTCCCGCCCTGTACCTCCTCGTCCGCCACGGACTCGAAGGGCTTCCTCGTCATCCCGCCGCGTGCGCCATCCGCGTGGTGCACGCCGACGCGTCGGAGCACCTGCGCACGCTTCCCTCGGGCGCCTTCGACGTGGTGCTCTTCGACCCGATGTTCGAGCGTCAGCGCAAGTCCTCCGCCGCCTTCGAGGCGCTGCGCCGCCACGCGGACTACAGCCCCCTCACGCGAGAGACCGTGGCCGAGGCCCAGCGCGTCGCGCGCCGCGCGGTGGTGCTCAAGGGCTCGCGCTACTCGCAGGACTTCAAGAAGCTAGGCATCCAGCCAGAGCCCGCGCGCCCCAACGCCACCGTCCTCTGGGCGAAGCTCCCTGGCATCAGCGCCGCGCCATGACCGAGCCCCAGCCCCCGGACTCACGCCACGACGACGCGTTGACGGAGTTCGACCTCCCGCTCGTCCAACGGCTCGCGCTCCAGCTCCAGGTGACGGTGCTCAGCGTCCTCCTGCGCGCCAGCGACGTGCTGCTCGTGGTGCTGCGTCCCCGTCTGCTTGGGCCCTACCTGGGAATCTGGTGGGAAGGGATTCTGCGCACGCCCTACCGCGCGCGACGTTCGTTCGAGGTCGTCCGCGCGCTGCAAGCCAGCGGGCAGCGCTTCCGCGAACTGGTGTATGGCGAAACGCCGCTCGTCACCGCGCTGTTTGTCTTGAAGCGCGCCGGGGTCGGGCCCTCAAGCCGGCTGGTGGACCTGGGCGCGGGCCGAGGCCGCGTACTCATCGCGGCGAGCTGGCTGGGCTCGCTCGCGCACGGCGTGGAGCTGCTCGCGGAGCACGTGAATCGGGTCGCCCCGAGACTCCGGGCCGCGGGCATGACGCTGGAAGAGGGAGACATGATGCGGGCGGACCTGAGCCAGGCCACGCATGTCTTCACCAACTGGGTAGCGCTCGGCGATGAGACGAAGGCCCGGCTGGTCGCGCACCTGCGCACCTGCCAACCCGGAACGCGCATCATCACCGTGACCCGGTCCATCGAGGCCGAGGACTTCCCGCGCCGCTCGCGGCACTGGGCCCTCTTCTCCTGGGGTTTGGAAGCGGTGTGGGTCCACGAATATCGCCCCAAGGCTCCGCCCGAGCTGGCATGACGGGCCCCGGCCCCCTCGCCTCCCCCTTCACCGAACGGTCCCCTGAGCGGGGGCCTCTCGGATGCGCAGTCTTCCCGCCATGACCCGACGAAGTCCGCCGCCCTCCCGGGCGTCCACCGCGCCCCAGTCGCCCAGCGCTTGCGTTCGCGTGCGAGGCGCCCGTCAGCACAACCTCCGCGACGTCGATGTCGACATTCCTCGCGACGCGCTCGTGGTCTTCACCGGGGTCTCCGGCTCGGGCAAGTCCTCGCTGGCCTTCGGGACGCTCTACGCGGAGGCGCAGCGGCGCTACTTCGAGTCGGTGGCGCCCTACGCGCGACGCCTGCTCGACCAGGTCGGCGTCCCCGAGGTCGACTCCATCGAGGGGCTCCCGCCCGCCGTCGCCCTCCAGCAACAGCGCGGCACGCCCACGACGCGCTCGTCGGTGGGCAGCGTCACGACGCTGTCCAACTCGCTGCGCCTGCTGTACTCGCGCGCGGGCACCTATCCGCCCAAGCAGCCCCACCTGGAGGCCGAGGCGTTCTCGCCCAACACGCCCGCGGGCGCGTGTCCGCAGTGCCACGGGTTGGGCCGCGTGTATGAAGTCACCGAGCGCTCGCTCGTACCGGACGACTCGCTCACCATCCGCGAGCGCGCCATCGCCGCGTGGCCGCCCGCATGGCACGGCCAGAACCTGCGCGACATCCTCGTGTCGCTCGGGTACGACGTGGACCGCCCCTGGCGCGAGCTGCCCAAGAAGGACCGCGATTGGATCCTCTTCACCGAGGAGCAGCCCGTCGTCCCGGTCTACGCGGGGCTGACGCCGCAGGAGACCCGGCGCGCGTTGCAGCGCAAGGATCCGCCCAGCTACATGGGCACCTTCTCCGGCGCGCGGCGCTACGTGCTCCAGACGTTCGCGAGCACGGAGAGCCCCGCCATCAAGAAGCGCGTGCAGCAGCACCTGCTGAGCCAGGAGTGCCCGCTCTGCCACGGCAAGCGCCTGCGTCTCGAATCCCTCTCCGTGACGTTCGCGGGCGTGGACATCGGTGAGCTGTCACGCCAGCCGCTCACCCGAGTCGCCGAGGCGTTGCGCCCCACCGCGGAAGGGACAGCGCGCGGCTGGGCCCAGCTCGTGCGCGAGCATCCCGAGAAGGCCCTGGTGGCCGAGCGCCTCGCGCGCGACGTGCTCGGGCGCATCCAGGTGTTGGTGGACTTGGGGCTCGGTTACTTGTCGTTGGAGCGCAGCACGCCCACGCTGTCACCCGGCGAGCTTCAGCGCTTGCGGCTGGCCACGCAGATCCGCTCCAACCTGTTCGGCGTGGTGTACGTGCTCGATGAACCGTCGGCGGGGCTGCATCCCGCGGACACGCAGGCGCTCCTCCAGGCCCTCGAGTTGCTCAAGCGCTCGGGCAACTCCCTCTTCGTCGTGGAGCACGAGGTCGAGGTCATCCGCGCGGCGGACTGGGTGGTGGACATCGGGCCCGCCGCGGGCGAGCAGGGCGGACAGGTGCTCTACAGCGGTCCTCCCGCAGGACTGGAAGCCGTGGAGGCGTCGCAGACGCGGCGCTTCCTGCGCGAGGCGGACCTCGCCGTGCGCCGCACGCCCCGCGCGCCCCAAGGTCAACTCCAGTTGCGAGACATCACCCGCAACAACCTGCACCACCTCGACGTCGACATCCCGCTCAAGGCCCTCACCACCGTGACGGGCATCTCGGGCTCGGGCAAGTCGAGTCTGGTGAGCCAGGTGTTGGTGGAGCTGGTGTCTCGGCACCTGGGCCACGCGAACCCCACCGAGGAGCCCGAGGAGGGCGAGGAGCTGGAGCGCGCCGTGCCGCTCACGCTCGGCGGGAGGATTCACGGCGGCATGGAGGACATCCAGCGGCTGGTGGTGGTGGACCAGAGGCCCATCGGCCGCACGCCGCGCTCGAACCTCGCCACGTACACGGGCCTCTTCGACAACGTGCGCAAGCTCTTCGCCGGGACGAAGGAGGCGCGGGCGCGCAAGTACGACGCCGGGCGCTTCTCCTTCAACGTGCCCAAGGGACGCTGCGAGACGTGCGCGGGCGAGGGCTTCGTCAGCGTCGAGCTCATCTTCCTGCCCAGCGTCTTCGCGCCCTGCCCCACGTGCCACGGCGCCCGCTACAACGCCCGGACACTGGAGATTCAATACCGAGGCAAGAACATCGCCGAGGTGCTGCGCATGACCGTGGATGCGGCGCACGAGTTCTTCGCGGACGTGTCGCATGTGATGCGCTCGCTCGGCGTGTTGCGCGAGGTGGGCCTGGGCTACTTGAGACTGGGCCAACCCGCCACGGAGCTGTCGGGGGGCGAAGCCCAGCGCATCAAGCTCGCGACGGAACTCCAGCGCACCCAGCATGGGGACACGCTGTACGTATTGGACGAGCCCACCACGGGGCTCCATCCCGCGGATGTGGAGAAGCTCCTGGCGCAGCTCGATCGCCTGGTGAACGCGGGCAACACGGTGCTGCTGGTGGAGCACGACATGAGCCTCGTGGCACGAAGCGACTGGGTCATCGACATCGGCCCTGGGGCCGGCGAGGCCGGCGGGCGCGTCGTGGCCCAGGGCACTCCCGCGGAGGTGGCGCAGTCCCACGAGAGTCGCACCGCGCCGTTCCTCGCGAGGGCGCTGGGAGGCACTCGCGGACATGCGCGCCATCCCGTAGCATCACCTGCCCGCCGCTCCCGCACCGCGAGCTCCCACTGATGAAGACCTCAACCCGAAAGACCACAGCCAAGAAGACCGTGGCGAAGAAGACCGTGGCGAAGAAGACCGTGGCGAAGAAGACCGCAGCCAAGAAGACCGCAGCCAAGAAGACCGTCGCGAAGAAGGCTCCGGTGAAGGAGCCGGACACCTCGCGCCTCCAGAGGGCGCTGCACCCCATGCCACCGTTCGTCGAGCGGGCCCTCCAGGAGCACCGGCTCGTGGAGGCCTACAGGCAGCGTCCGGCCTACCAGCGGAATGACTACGTAGGGTGGATCTCCCGCGCCAAACAGGAAGCGACCCGGCAGAAGCGCCTGAACCAGATGCTGGAGGAGCTGGCCGCGGGCCACGGCTACATGCGCATGGCGTGGCGCCCCAAGTCCTGAGGCACGTCTACGCGGGATCGAGAGACTCGCCACTCAATTCCTGTCGTCAGACAGTTCGACCGGTGACGCCTGCTCGACCTTGAAGTCCAGGACCTCTTGCGCGAAGCGGGACATCCGCGCGCGCAGCTCCGCGAGAATCTCTCCTGGATGGCGACCGGAACGATTGGCCGCGTCCTCCAGCCGATCCTTGCAACGCAGGTCCGCGCAAAGACTCACGCCCACCCGGCGCTTGCTGTTCACGTCCGTGGTCAGCAGCCCCACCTCGGACGACCCGCCATAGGTGTGGCACCACTCGCACATGCTCGCCATGCGCTCTCCCCCCAGGGAATCCCGGCGGAAGATGATGCCAATCGGCTTCACGCTGCCCGTCGCGGCGAAGACGAGGTACACGCGCGCGCCCGAGGTCTCCGTCCAGGCGAGATAGTCCCGGACGAAATGGGGAAAGGAGACGCCCTTGGGCATCTCAATGACCCGGCGATCTCTCGGTCGGAATGCCTGGATGAGCGCCCGGTCAGTCTCGAGTCGGAACACGACGGCTCCTTGAGGTAGTTCCTGCAACTAACAGGCAAGCCACCCCAGGTCCATTCAAGACGCGCGCGCTCAGAAGGTCATCGTCACCACCACCGTGTCGGAATACGCGCCCGACGCCACGTTCTGGAGGGCGGGAATCCTGCCATAGACAGGCAGGCTCACGTCCGCCCCGAGAATGGGCAGCACCGGCCCATAGCGTGACGTGCCCGAGCTGCCATCGCCCCAGACCGTCAGGTGCGCCGCGTCCATGTAGAGGTTGTAGGAGAGGGTATTGGAGGAAGGTCCCTGCATCTGCCGAGCGGCGTAGCTGCCCGAGCTGCCTCGGCTCAAGGAGATGTTGACCACCGACAACTGCAGCAAGTCACAGCGGTAGCCCACGCTCCCCACCGTATCGAGCGGCACCGCGGAGCCCGGATTGTACGCGCCGAAGCTCAGGCCCACGATTCCCTGCAAGGAACACGAGGCCCCCGCCGACGCGGGCACCAACGCACACAGTCCCGCGAGGAAGAGGCCACCCCCGCGCCCTCGCACGTCGCGCCTATTCATTCACACACCTCACCCGCCCCACGTCCACGACCCGGCCCGACACCGCGGGGACATCCAAGGTGGCGACACATTGGCCCCCCGAAAACACCACCGTCGCCGGGTAGCGCCCCGGCGGCACGCCCGACAGCTCGAACTCTCCCTTCGCCCCCACCGGAGAGCTCCAGCGCTCCCCTCCCGCCTCGACTCTCAGCTCGCCATACGCGGGCGCGCGCGACTCCTCCCCCGTGACGAGCACCAGCCGTCCGCGCAGGGCGCGCAGCACCCGCGCGCGAAAGTCGAGCACCACGCCGCCCCGGCGCCACGGCACCACCATGGCCTCGGTCGTGGGCACCTGCATCTCCAGGGGAAGCTCCTCGTCCGAGAGTGACAAGCGATTGGGGCTGTAGGCTTGCAGTCGCGTCACCACGTACTCGCCCGCGGGGTCCGTGCGCCCGATGACATGGTTGTTCAAGCGCACCCCAATCCCTTCCACGCCCGTCACACGCACCAGCGCGAAGCCCTGGTCCACCACGCGGGTGGCGCGCACGCGTCCGCCAATGGCGACCACTCCGCCAGACACCTCCGCCAATCCCACCAGGTTGCCCGCGGCCCACTCCATGCCCGCCGTGGCG contains:
- the uvrA gene encoding excinuclease ABC subunit UvrA — translated: MTRRSPPPSRASTAPQSPSACVRVRGARQHNLRDVDVDIPRDALVVFTGVSGSGKSSLAFGTLYAEAQRRYFESVAPYARRLLDQVGVPEVDSIEGLPPAVALQQQRGTPTTRSSVGSVTTLSNSLRLLYSRAGTYPPKQPHLEAEAFSPNTPAGACPQCHGLGRVYEVTERSLVPDDSLTIRERAIAAWPPAWHGQNLRDILVSLGYDVDRPWRELPKKDRDWILFTEEQPVVPVYAGLTPQETRRALQRKDPPSYMGTFSGARRYVLQTFASTESPAIKKRVQQHLLSQECPLCHGKRLRLESLSVTFAGVDIGELSRQPLTRVAEALRPTAEGTARGWAQLVREHPEKALVAERLARDVLGRIQVLVDLGLGYLSLERSTPTLSPGELQRLRLATQIRSNLFGVVYVLDEPSAGLHPADTQALLQALELLKRSGNSLFVVEHEVEVIRAADWVVDIGPAAGEQGGQVLYSGPPAGLEAVEASQTRRFLREADLAVRRTPRAPQGQLQLRDITRNNLHHLDVDIPLKALTTVTGISGSGKSSLVSQVLVELVSRHLGHANPTEEPEEGEELERAVPLTLGGRIHGGMEDIQRLVVVDQRPIGRTPRSNLATYTGLFDNVRKLFAGTKEARARKYDAGRFSFNVPKGRCETCAGEGFVSVELIFLPSVFAPCPTCHGARYNARTLEIQYRGKNIAEVLRMTVDAAHEFFADVSHVMRSLGVLREVGLGYLRLGQPATELSGGEAQRIKLATELQRTQHGDTLYVLDEPTTGLHPADVEKLLAQLDRLVNAGNTVLLVEHDMSLVARSDWVIDIGPGAGEAGGRVVAQGTPAEVAQSHESRTAPFLARALGGTRGHARHPVASPARRSRTASSH
- a CDS encoding FBP domain-containing protein, whose translation is MFRLETDRALIQAFRPRDRRVIEMPKGVSFPHFVRDYLAWTETSGARVYLVFAATGSVKPIGIIFRRDSLGGERMASMCEWCHTYGGSSEVGLLTTDVNSKRRVGVSLCADLRCKDRLEDAANRSGRHPGEILAELRARMSRFAQEVLDFKVEQASPVELSDDRN
- a CDS encoding YdeI/OmpD-associated family protein, giving the protein MKTSTRKTTAKKTVAKKTVAKKTVAKKTAAKKTAAKKTVAKKAPVKEPDTSRLQRALHPMPPFVERALQEHRLVEAYRQRPAYQRNDYVGWISRAKQEATRQKRLNQMLEELAAGHGYMRMAWRPKS
- a CDS encoding spore coat protein U domain-containing protein; the protein is MNRRDVRGRGGGLFLAGLCALVPASAGASCSLQGIVGLSFGAYNPGSAVPLDTVGSVGYRCDLLQLSVVNISLSRGSSGSYAARQMQGPSSNTLSYNLYMDAAHLTVWGDGSSGTSRYGPVLPILGADVSLPVYGRIPALQNVASGAYSDTVVVTMTF
- a CDS encoding class I SAM-dependent methyltransferase translates to MLPRAADALPPHPRLPLLVTTSDRVDDDLSTRARLAAEDAGVPFVARHHKLPLKKLLAETADALVVFEAEAVSLVDAEGVLRFSPGLGHLRIRQLDAGVPEDMLLRVAGLREGEHVLDCTLGLGADAQVAARIVGPSGAVTGLEKSPALYLLVRHGLEGLPRHPAACAIRVVHADASEHLRTLPSGAFDVVLFDPMFERQRKSSAAFEALRRHADYSPLTRETVAEAQRVARRAVVLKGSRYSQDFKKLGIQPEPARPNATVLWAKLPGISAAP
- a CDS encoding pentapeptide repeat-containing protein, which codes for MSRTPLDSSARVVYGATRFNAPGSFSGLAFSSDSRELSVLADDTRLLTFSVEDGALVDERVLDVGRSLFCLPDGDVITSTWGQARRLKPSGRMAWKVGTLDNKLGNVSVSPDGTRLITFGEEQDTRVWDVETGALLHTLPPEDGQLYAAAFSADGAWLATGSSRGMVRVFDARTGKERAKRKRTKVLALAFSPDGSLLLSGHGVGDVRLWEVPGLAPRAGFTGQHTFEATGASGGAGCRWVAFSPDGARAYSLGNERWVRVWSVDSGEELSHLTVPRRHAQGSSTALSPDGKWLATGSTDGALSVWSTEDGQPCTGDAAPTDIEGLALTARAVSAASRSTCVTWERATGKRSEIPTTFPPTDVKGLASGEWVRLDYDSVFVGELLGEESLPAFQLGTYASGPLALSRSQTWIAASADHDVEVWDVQRKVRVATLTHDARVQACAFGPQDAWLVSVDTAVRIWSLVGTPRLLRSIPLKAGGVARGLAVSARGWIAVSFDEDVNHYHARCAILVVDPRDGAVVSRLARPRLRLGQVAFVGEGTRLAVTGSGGRLLLADVAQARWHDAPEEARDEEEEPTRREELGAHPLAVDGNHVAFIGEDRSVAVIELDAVAREAGEPFLLESETRVVVPAEPVRLFEQRLAGHHFFFEGRFKQASKALREVTVKELGGAVVAKPGPVVTDVARGELGKGKPKAGVPTKARVLSEEVLIRLLLPTREEAFAMLRGEVEDGLGRWNAWRERFRRDLGERFPVPLTGIDLSGRRLSEAMLDVMDFREAKLVGTDFSDVNLFDADFRGADMRGANLSRAHCYRAIFTLADLREAKLSADLMTTRFDGADLRGADLSDANLDYANLSGADLRDARLPANARDVKHDAKTRWPKGAGPW
- a CDS encoding class I SAM-dependent methyltransferase translates to MTEPQPPDSRHDDALTEFDLPLVQRLALQLQVTVLSVLLRASDVLLVVLRPRLLGPYLGIWWEGILRTPYRARRSFEVVRALQASGQRFRELVYGETPLVTALFVLKRAGVGPSSRLVDLGAGRGRVLIAASWLGSLAHGVELLAEHVNRVAPRLRAAGMTLEEGDMMRADLSQATHVFTNWVALGDETKARLVAHLRTCQPGTRIITVTRSIEAEDFPRRSRHWALFSWGLEAVWVHEYRPKAPPELA